In one window of Drosophila innubila isolate TH190305 chromosome 2L unlocalized genomic scaffold, UK_Dinn_1.0 4_B_2L, whole genome shotgun sequence DNA:
- the LOC117781242 gene encoding uncharacterized protein LOC117781242 — translation MNKLRVLRSSNIFLILSGYQMHWFDTRLQSYRISLAGAVNVFILACIYAGCFAQHFQPSAMLKTLHDVSPFLYGLTRMHLLLSVKVFSYAIYASVRTVGVVNSYTETLPTRATRERGDFKEELIAHGLIYSTHLVLFCFALYIGYEMHFKLPPLQDAMIGFALFLPHLVLAGALRFYCILAWITRSRLRQLSSEMEELLNANKIKTEMHPMTGITVAVETAATPTTPSTEDNFRSQCQQLQQLAARFGAIFGSLQHSLLLLLGVNGNCLLFGIYAFTYYSSTWHVLFEQRKRRIFYAGNVLIYACIACDYICLLISQTSLEQQRLEFLSKLNSALQQRTLLTKRMRSTVKDMRSILWHHFHFKFLSVWRFDLANFSLLQMLQFFVIAIIVIYHYLNDAIQVINDNLDSSNDE, via the exons ATGAATAAGCTGCGTGTATTGCGGAGTTCGAATATTTTTCTGATTCTTTCGGGTTACCAGATGCACTGGTTCGATACCAGATTGCAAAGCTACAGAATTTCACTAGCAGGAGCAGTAAATGTCTTCATCCTTGCCTGCATCTATGCAGGATGTTTTGCGCAACATTTTCAACCATCGGCAATGTTGAAGACGTTGCATGACGTGTCTCCATTTCTTTATGGATTAACTCGAATGCATCTCCTTTTGAGTGTCAAGGTGTTCAGCTACGCCATCTACGCCTCTGTAAGGACTGTAGGAGTGGTCAATTCCTACACTGAAACATTGCCTACGAGGGCAACAAGGGAACGTGGCGACTTTAAGGAGGAATTGATTGCCCATGGATTGATTTACTCTACACATCTGGTGCTCTTCTGCTTCGCCCTCTACATTGGCtatgaaatgcatttcaagTTGCCGCCTCTACAGGATGCCATGATAGGATTTGCACTCTTCCTGCCACATCTTGTGCTAGCCGGAGCCTTGAGATTCTATTGCATTCTCGCCTGGATAACACGAAGTCGTCTCAGGCAACTGAGCTCGGAGATGGAGGAGCTCTTGAATGCCAATAAAATCAAGACCGAAATGCACCCAATGACAGGAATTACTGTGGCAGTTGAAACTGCTGCCACGCCTACTACGCCTTCGACGGAGGATAACTTTCGCAGCCAGTgtcagcagctgcaacaacttGCGGCACGTTTCGGTGCCATTTTCGGCAGCTTGCAACactcgctgttgctgctactcgGCGTCAATGGCAACTGTCTGCTGTTTGGCATTTATGCCTTTACCTACTACAGTAGTACCTGGCATGTGCTCTTCGAGCAGCGCAAGCGACGCATTTTCTATGCCGGCAATGTCTTAATTTATGCCTGCATTGCCTGTGATTACATTTGCCTCTTAATCTCACAAACTTCCCTCGAGCAACAG CGCCTggaatttttgtcaaaactgaactctGCGTTGCAGCAAAGGACTTTACTTACGAAAAGAATGCGTTCCACTGTCAAGGATATGCGCTCGATTTTATGGCAtcattttcactttaaatttctCTCAGTGTGGCGCTTTGATCTGGCTAATTTCTCACtg TTGCAAATGCTACAGTTTTTCGTCATAGCGATCATTGTGATTTACCATTATCTAAATGATGCTATTCAAGTTATAAATGATAATCTGGACAGCAGCAACGAtgaataa
- the LOC117781245 gene encoding uncharacterized protein LOC117781245, which translates to MPSSYKDIRKSSSTDKRGNKHSRNRKSHEKRKNDIKELELRSAKEKEKEDGEVSSEDDLPVCRFYSTNKCTWGNNCRFRHPRSKVMGNYVMFEQLKLPQSSDLQGIYGKHSHNETAAIPIGYPEDLDSSFNHSLRDLKQMMQAAGYKVGQNKTRYVRHKPWVEFNDLDTDPYYTNLIELPKSNAARSYLPDYYNLPRGQPWLMDPSKKVTLRLTRSPSSSSSSSSSSTSDYTSTTSSSSSSSSSSSYSVNLRKRKLTFRQRLSAKRRRGGDYASSYSSDSVSYESSTHSSELSSSSSDFNIKYEPNSDRKTNFRKNFNIKCEPNSDRKSNVRKDFNIKCEPNSDKKISVRKDFNIKYEPYSDKKINVRKDFNIKCEANSDQKTCVKTTEPDLRRRKYLERKLKYIEAKIYMKEKNLNPF; encoded by the exons ATGCCTTCTTCTTATAAAGATATAAGAAAATCCTCCTCAACAGACAAACGGGGAAATAAACACTCACGGAACAGGAAGTCGCATGAAAAGCgaaaaaatgatataaaggAATTGGAACTGAGGAGTgcaaaa GAAAAAGAGAAGGAGGACGGTGAGGTTTCTAGTGAGGACGACTTGCCCGTTTGTCGTTTCTATTCAACTAACAAGTGCACGTGGGGCAACAACTGTCGATTCAGGCATCCCCGTTCTAAAGTCATGGGCAATTATGTGATGTTCGAGCAATTGAAGCTGCCACAGTCATCAGATTTGCAGGGTATCTATGGTAAACACAGTCACAACGAGACAGCTGCGATTCCAATAGGATATCCGGAGGACTTGGATAGCTCCTTTAATCACAGTCTACGAGATCTCAAGCAGATGATGCAGGCTGCGGGCTATAAAGTTGGTCAGAATAAAACTCGATATGTCCGGCACAAGCCTTGGGTCGAGTTCAATGATTTGGACACAGATCCCTACTACACGAACCTTATAGAGCTGCCAAAATCAAACGCTGCCCGCTCGTACTTGCcagattattataatttgccGCGAGGCCAACCCTGGTTGATGGATCCATCTAAGAAAGTAACACTTCGGCTCACCAGATcccccagcagcagcagtagcagtagcagcagcagcacttcCGATTACACATCCACAACGAGCTCATCCTCGTCTTCATCATCTAGTTCCTCGTATTCTGTGAATCTTCGCAAGCGTAAACTCACTTTCAGGCAAAGATTGAGTGCAAAGCGTCGAAGGGGAGGCGATTATGCCTCCTCCTATAGCAGCGATTCTGTCTCCTACGAGTCCAGCACACACTCCTCTGAACTGAGCTCATCCTCATCGGACTTCAATATCAAATATGAACCAAATTCAGATAGGAAAACAAACTTCAGAAAGAacttcaatattaaatgtgaaCCAAATTCAGATAGGAAATCAAATGTCAGAAAGgactttaatataaaatgtgaaCCAAATTCGGATAAGAAAATAAGTGTCAGAAAGGACTTCAATATCAAATATGAACCATAttcagataaaaaaataaatgtaagaaAAGACTTCAATATCAAATGTGAAGCAAATTCAGATCAGAAAACATGTGTCAAAACTACCGAGCCCGATTTACGTAGACGCAAATACTTGGAgcgaaaactaaaatatatcgAGGCCAAGATTTATATGAAGGAGAAGAATCTCAATCCTTTCTAA